One Cellulomonas taurus genomic region harbors:
- the rplR gene encoding 50S ribosomal protein L18 — MAIIVKGKGKYIARKRRHLRLRKKIAGTAARPRLVVTRSNRNIVAQIVDDGVGRTLVSASTLEVDLRGAEGDKSAKAKRVGELIAERAKAAGIDAVVFDRGGNKYHGRVAAVADAAREGGLAL, encoded by the coding sequence ATGGCGATCATCGTTAAGGGCAAGGGCAAGTACATCGCCCGTAAGCGCCGCCACCTGCGTCTGCGCAAGAAGATCGCGGGCACCGCCGCGCGTCCGCGTCTGGTCGTGACCCGGTCCAACCGGAACATCGTCGCCCAGATCGTCGACGACGGCGTGGGCCGCACCCTGGTGTCGGCCTCCACGCTCGAGGTCGACCTGCGCGGTGCCGAGGGCGACAAGAGCGCCAAGGCCAAGCGCGTCGGCGAGCTCATCGCCGAGCGTGCGAAGGCCGCCGGCATCGACGCGGTGGTCTTCGACCGCGGCGGCAACAAGTACCACGGTCGGGTGGCCGCGGTCGCCGACGCCGCCCGCGAGGGTGGGCTGGCCCTGTGA